A genomic window from Triticum urartu cultivar G1812 chromosome 7, Tu2.1, whole genome shotgun sequence includes:
- the LOC125524085 gene encoding protein PHOTOPERIOD-INDEPENDENT EARLY FLOWERING 1 isoform X4 — translation MASKGPRSKPDHETRPRRKKALEAPREPRKPKVHWDHVLGEMVWLSKEFESERKWKLSMAKKIAQRANMGVVDQATKDEKKQKEGEHRLRKVALNISKDVKKFWTKIEKLVLYKNQLEVEERKKKALDKQLDFLLGQTERYSTMLAENLVDVPHLQTQENGLLQANVLSQEEVAGPSQTNQPSQEEVAGPSQTNQPSQEDVAEPSQTSQPLQEDVAEPSHTNQPLQEDVAEPSHTNQPAQEEVAAENINAPTPDDLVADTMETDDDYDSSSLNEEQEDDERTIDEDEAQITEAERNEELAALQAEADIPIDDLLKSYLKSQVSRESSPVNKDTCSNSDLKNSTKDSSNQVNGCNHDSGYTSSDEGNFSEEVDDSHHYAEFVKRNHGKSNGGVSGEQEDNDYVCTDEGKDDEATLSEEEELAKKDGPDPSDEIKLLQKESEIPLEELLARYPKDGYADDLTAELEDSPTHSNEEVNSDMSLDDPPADLELNNDTSENNEIAEVLGAEHVSGNALQLEIVSEPSVQECSVKEGELTDAKVMADEEASVQECSVKEVEMTDAKVMADQETIVQECPVKEDVLTDAKVMADEETSVQERFVKEDEQTDAKAMADEDTGDSVMADAAAAARAAQPTGNTFSTTSVRTKFPFLLKHSLREYQHIGLDWLVAMYEKRLNGILADEMGLGKTIMTISLLAHLACEKGIWGPHLIVVPTSVMLNWETEFLKWCPAFKILTYFGSAKERKQKRQGWMKPNFFHVCITTYRLVIQDSKAFKRKKWKYLILDEAHLIKNWKSQRWQTLLNFNSKRRILLTGTPLQNDLMELWSLMHFLMPHVFQSHQEFKDWFCNPISGMVEGQDKVNKEVIDRLHNVLRPFILRRLKRDVEKQLPQKHEHVIYCRLSRRQRNLYEDFIASSDTQATLSSGNYFGMISIIMQLRKVCNHPDLFEGRPIISSFDMAGIDMQISSSVCMVLDKGPFSQAGLSDMNLVFTQNEFNMTSWEADEVAAVFLPGITSRGSGAEISCSSKAGQRRNGTNIFEEIQKALQEERIKEAKERAASIAWWNRLRCEKRPVYGRNIRELLTIRHPMCDVLEKKNNPSCYMDFSSSLADLVLSSVERFNKMLGFIESFTFAIPAARAATPICWCKKRNSPVLLGPAYREQCMNEFSPILSPIRPAIVRRQVYFPDRRLIQFDCGKLQELAILLRRLKSEGHRALIFTQMTKMLDTLEEFINLYGYTYLRLDGSTQPEERQTLMQRFNTNPKFFLFILSTRSGGVGVNLVGADTVIFYDSDWNPAMDQQAQDRCHRIGQTREVNIYRLISESTIEENILKKANQKRTLDDLVIQRGCYNTEFFKKLDPMEFFSGHTPLNVEEQPRDRSMTAVSSNETGLALSNADVEAAIRQAEDEADYMALKRLEQEEAADNQEFSEEVAGRLEDDELVNEEDTKPDDHTSEEHKHQSSDADKDKNVGLPVNQINEEKALTLAAGDGDMDMLADVKQMAAAAAAAGQASSSFENHLRPIDRYAMRFLELWDPIIDKAAVNYQVNVAEEEWELERIEKLKEDLEAEIDEDQEPLSYESWDVDFATTAYRQQVEALAKKQLLEEQERQVLEAAKELEEMNDMASSHRKKSKKKKRKAGKFKSLKKGRVSSDSEAMHDETSVDTMSIDDNAPSPELMSDESPHHGSHKRKKMTPRNEEVSSSSRALKKFKKAPKSNCTPESSSHKHSLEGKQLKLMDEVNDSDPKSVRIKSDGRISMASMPAKRVMVIKPERLKKKGLMWPRDCALDSWTTEEDAVLCGTVHEYGPVWELASDLLHSIPGGACYRGRYRHPVHCCERFRELFCKYVLSATDNANSEKAPSGAGKAVLKVSEDQTRMLLNVISEIPNNELLLQKHFMAILSSVWRSKCAHESRRVTSVCSSATHNPVRLSENWSMTNDKPSFNLVRTALADAQAQCPRVAIPTSNQEPRRRHLDLVLDFRTDRHAYQADFPSVVNVSILEPDPIRRTVVPVEQSLLSGLPHRHAENRFRIASEACFEGEGSHWASSVHMNDTARHKSGSKSTGKHKAASESGRPPKSKIQRMAEPQDMPALKFDFLRSPRQLLTSAAEFPITQSLSDFGIDDSELTYMEDLTLEETDTEFAPYQYDQVSLAGIEELDPLVDLTDIG, via the exons ATGGCATCAAAAGGTCCCAGGTCGAAGCCAGACCATGAGACAAGACCTAGACGCAAGAAG GCTCTTGAAGCTCCAAGGGAGCCTCGGAAGCCAAAAGTTCACTGGGACCATGTTCTGGGGGAAATGGTTTGGCTGTCAAAG GAGTTTGAATCTGAGAGAAAGTGGAAGTTGTCCATGGCTAAAAAGATTGCTCAAAGGGCCAATATGGGTGTAGTTGACCAAGCAACAAAGGATGAGAAAAAACAGAAG GAGGGAGAACATCGCCTGAGAAAAGTTGCCCTAAATATTTCTAAGGATGTGAAGAAGTTCTGGACCAAAATAGAGAAGTTG GTTCTCTATAAGAATCAACTAGAGGTTGAGGAAAGGAAGAAAAAGGCCCTCGATAAGCAGCTTGATTTCCTTTTAGGTCAGACTGAAAG ATATTCTACAATGTTGGCTGAAAATCTCGTGGATGTTCCCCATTTGCAAACACAAGAAAATGGACTGTTACAGGCAAATGTACTATCCCAGGAGGAAGTAGCAGGACCTTCCCAGACTAATCAACCATCCCAGGAGGAAGTAGCAGGACCTTCGCAGACTAATCAACCATCGCAGGAGGATGTAGCAGAACCTTCGCAGACTAGTCAACCATTGCAGGAGGATGTAGCAGAACCTTCGCACACTAATCAACCATTGCAGGAGGACGTAGCAGAACCTTCGCACACTAATCAACCAGCGCAGGAGGAAGTAGCTGCGGAGAACATAAATGCACCAACTCCTGATGATCTAG TTGCAGATACAATGGAAACCGATGATGACTATGATAGCAGCTCCTTGAACGAAGAACAG GAAGATGACGAGCGCACAATTGATGAGGATGAAGCCCAAATCACGGAGGCTGAGCGCAATGAAGAATTAGCTGCATTGCAGGCAGAAGCTGACATACCAATTGATGATCTTCTTAAGTCGTATCTCAAAAGCCAAG TTAGCAGGGAAAGCAGTCCAGTTAACAAAGACACTTGCAGCAACTCAGATTTGAAGAATTCAACTAAAG ATTCTTCAAACCAGGTTAATGGCTGTAATCATGATTCTGGTTATACTTCAAGTGATGAAGGCAATTTTTCTGAGGAAGTTGATGATAGCCACCATTATGCTGAGTTTGTGAAGAGGAATCAT GGGAAAAGTAATGGCGGTGTCTCTGGTGAGCAG GAGGATAACGATTATGTTTGTACTGATGAAGGAAAG GATGATGAAGCAACTTTATCTGAAGAGGAAGAGTTGGCAAAGAAAGATGGTCCTGATCCTTCGGATGAG ATTAAGCTTCTGCAAAAAGAGAGTGAGATCCCACTAGAAGAACTTCTTGCGAGGTACCCAAAG GATGGCTATGCAGATGACTTAACAGCAGAACTGGAGGATTCACCCACACATTCTAATGAAGAGGTTAATAGTGACATGTCTCTGGATGATCCACCTGCCGACTTGGAACTGAACAATGATACGTCTGAAAATAACGAAATAGCAGAAGTGCTGGGAGCTGAGCATGTGAGCGGCAATGCCCTACAACTAGAAATAGTTTCAGAGCCTAGCGTGCAGGAATGCTCTGTTAAAGAAGGCGAGCTGACTGATGCTAAGGTGATGGCCGATGAGGAAGCTAGTGTACAAGAATGTTCTGTTAAAGAAGTTGAGATGACCGATGCTAAGGTGATGGCCGATCAGGAAACTATTGTACAAGAATGTCCTGTTAAAGAAGATGTGCTGACTGATGCTAAGGTGATGGCCGATGAGGAAACTAGTGTACAAGAACGTTTTGTTAAAGAAGATGAGCAGACTGATGCTAAGGCGATGGCCGATGAGGATACTGGTGACAGTGTAATGgctgatgctgctgctgctgcaagAGCAGCACAACCAACTGGGAACACCTTTTCAACAACAAGTGTCCGCACAAAATTCCCATTCCTTCTCAAGCATTCTCTTCGGGAATATCAGCATATTGGGTTGGACTGGTTGGTTGCTATGTATGAAAAGAGGCTGAATGGAATTTTAGCAGATGAAATGGGTTTAgggaagacaatcatgactatcTCCTTGCTAGCACACCTTGCATGTGAGAAGGGGATATGGGGTCCACATCTTATTGTCGTGCCAACCAGTGTTATGTTAAATTGGGAAACAGAATTTCTGAAATGGTGTCCTGCCTTTAAAATACTTACTTATTTTGGAAGTGCAAAGGAGAGAAAGCAGAAACGTCAAGGTTGGATGAAGCCAAATTTTTTCCATGTATGCATCACGACATACAGGCTAGTTATTCAGGACTCCAAAGCGTTCAAGCGAAAGAAGTGGAAGTATCTTATTCTTGATGAGGCTCATCTGATAAAGAACTGGAAATCACAAAGATGGCAGACTCTGCTGAATTTTAATTCAAAACGACGTATTCTTTTGACTGGAACTCCTTTGCAAAATGACCTTATGGAACTTTGGTCTCTCATGCACTTTTTGATGCCACATGTATTCCAATCTCACCAAGAGTTCAAAGATTGGTTCTGCAATCCGATATCAGGAATGGTGGAGGGCCAAGACAAGGTAAACAAGGAAGTTATTGATCGGTTGCACAATGTCCTCCGCCCATTTATATTACGGCGATTGAAACGAGATGTTGAGAAGCAGTTACCGCAGAAGCATGAGCATGTCATATATTGCCGACTTTCCAGAAGGCAAAGAAACTTGTATGAAGATTTTATTGCCAGCTCAGATACACAAGCTACACTGTCAAGTGGCAACTATTTTGGTATGATTAGTATCATTATGCAACTCAGAAAGGTCTGTAACCATCCAGATCTTTTTGAAGGCCGCCCAATTATCAGCTCATTTGACATGGCAGGGATTGACATGCAGATCAGCTCTTCTGTTTGCATGGTCCTGGATAAGGGGCCATTTTCTCAGGCTGGCCTATCTGATATGAACCTTGTGTTTACTCAAAATGAATTTAATATGACTTCTTGGGAGGCAGATGAGGTTGCTGCTGTCTTTCTTCCAGGCATCACCTCTAGGGGCTCTGGTGCAGAGATTTCTTGCTCTAGTAAGGCTGGTCAGAGAAGGAATGGAACaaatatttttgaagaaattcagaAAGCCTTGCAGGAGGAGAGAATTAAAGAGGCCAAAGAAAGAGCAGCTTCAATTGCTTGGTGGAATAGGTTGAGATGTGAGAAGAGGCCTGTTTATGGTAGAAACATTAGAGAGCTTCTGACCATAAGACATCCTATGTGTGATGTTCTTGAGAAGAAGAACAACCCTTCATGCTACATGGATTTTTCATCGAGTCTAGCAGATCTTGTTCTTTCATCTGTGGAACGCTTCAATAAAATGCTTGGCTTTATTGAATCATTTACTTTTGCAATTCCTGCTGCACGGGCTGCTACTCCTATTTGCTGGTGCAAAAAAAGGAATTCACCTGTTCTTCTTGGACCAGCTTACAGAGAACAATGTATGAATGAGTTCTCGCCCATTCTCTCCCCTATAAGGCCTGCAATTGTTCGCCGTCAAGTGTACTTCCCTGATAGGCGCCTGATCCAGTTTGACTGTGGGAAGTTGCAGGAGCTTGCTATCTTGCTGAGACGTTTGAAGTCAGAAGGACACAGAGCCTTGATATTTACTCAGATGACCAAGATGCTTGATACTTTGGAGGAATTCATTAATTTGTATGGCTATACATATTTGAGGTTAGATGGTTCTACCCAGCCAGAAGAGAGGCAGACACTAATGCAGAGGTTCAATACAAACCCGAAGttttttcttttcattttatCCACTCGCAGTGGCGGTGTGGGAGTCAACCTAGTAGGTGCAGACACTGTTATATTCTATGACAGTGACTGGAACCCTGCAATGGATCAACAAGCCCAAGACAGATGCCACAGGATAGGACAGACTCGTGAAGTTAACATCTATAGGCTGATTAGTGAGAGCACTATAGAGGAGAATATTCTCAAGAAAGCAAATCAGAAGCGAACACTTGATGATTTAGTGATACAACGCGGTTGTTACAATACAGAGTTCTTCAAGAAGCTGGACCCTATGGAATTTTTTTCTGGGCACACACCTCTTAATGTCGAAGAACAGCCGAGGGATCGCTCTATGACTGCTGTATCCTCAAATGAAACTGGTCTGGCGCTGTCAAATGCAGATGTTGAAGCAGCTATTAGACAGGCAGAAGATGAAGCTGACTATATGGCTCTCAAAAGGTTGGAGCAGGAAGAGGCTGCAGACAATCAAGAATTCAGTGAGGAGGTTGCTGGAAGGCTAGAGGATGATGAGCTTGTAAATGAGGAGGATACAAAACCTGATGATCACACCAGTGAAGAGCATAAACATCAAAGTTCTGATGCGGATAAGGATAAAAATGTTGGTTTACCTGTGAACCAAATAAATGAAGAAAAGGCTCTTACATTGGCTGCAGGTGACGGAGATATGGATATGCTTGCTGATGTTAAGCAAATGGCTGCTGCAGCAGCTGCAGCAGGACAAGCGAGTTCATCTTTTGAAAATCACCTTCGGCCAATAGATAGATATGCAATGAGGTTTTTGGAGCTCTGGGATCCAATAATTGACAAAGCTGCTGTAAATTATCAGGTGAATGTTGCAGAGGAAGAATGGGAACTTGAACGCATTGAAAAACTCAAAGAAGATTTAGAAGCAGAAATTGATGAAGACCAGGAACCACTATCTTATGAGT CATGGGATGTTGATTTTGCTACTACAGCGTATCGCCAACAGGTTGAGGCTCTAGCTAAAAAACAG TTGTTGGAGGAACAGGAAAGGCAAGTTCTTGAAGCAGCCAAAGAGCTAGAGGAAATGAATGACATGGCGAG CAGTCACCGCAAAAagtcaaagaagaagaaaaggaaggcagGCAAGTTTAAGTCTTTAAAAAAAGGACGTGTGTCATCTGACTCAGAGGCCATGCACGATGAAACGTCTGTAGATACTATGAGTATTGATGACAATGCACCCTCGCCAGAGCTTATGAGTGATGAATCACCACATCATGGTTCACATAAGCGTAAAAAGATGACACCTAGAAATGAGGAAGTGAGCAGCAGTAGCAGAGCCCTGAAGAAGTTCAAGAAAGCCCCTAAATCGAACTGTACTCCTGAGTCCTCATCACATAAGCACTCGCTCGAAGGCAAGCAACTCAAGTTGATGGATGAAGTGAATGATTCTGATCCGAAGTCGGTGAGAATTAAGAGTGATGGCCGGATTTCCATGGCCTCCATGCCAGCAAAACGTGTTATGGTAATTAAGCCTGAGAGGTTGAAGAAGAAGGGTCTTATGTGGCCTCGAGATTGTGCTTTAGATTCATGGACTACTGAGGAAGATGCAGTTCTTTGTGGAACTGTACATGAGTACGGTCCTGTTTGGGAACTGGCTAGTGACCTTCTTCATTCCATACCTGGTGGTGCATGTTATAGGGGAAGATATCGTCATCCTGTACATTGCTGTGAGAGATTCCGAGAATTATTCTGCAAATATGTATTGTCAGCTACTGACAATGCAAACAGTGAGAAGGCTCCTTCTGGTGCCGGGAAGGCTGTCTTGAAAGTATCTGAG GATCAAACTCGGATGTTGCTGAATGTGATCAGTGAAATTCCTAACAACGAGTTGCTTCTCCAGAAACATTTCATGGCCATACTTTCTTCTGTTTGGAGATCAAAATGTGCTCATGAGTCCCGACGTGTTACAAGTGTTTGTTCTAGTGCAACCCATAACCCTGTTAGATTGAGTGAGAACTGGTCCATGACAAACGACAAGCCATCCTTTAATCTGGTAAGGACAGCCCTCGCAGATGCTCAGGCCCAATGTCCAAGAGTGGCAATACCAACAAGCAATCAGGAACCTCGCCGGAGGCATTTAGATTTAGTATTGGATTTCCGGACAGATCGACATGCTTACCAGGCAGACTTTCCATCTGTGGTGAATGTGTCCATTCTAGAACCAGATCCTATTAGACGCACTGTTGTGCCGGTGGAACAATCACTGCTGTCTGGGCTTCCTCATAGACATGCTGAGAACAGATTCAG GATAGCATCAGAAGCTTGTTTTGAAGGGGAAGGTTCTCACTGGGCATCATCTGTCCACATGAATGATACTGCTCGACATAAATCTGGCTCAAAGTCCACAGGAAAGCACAAAGCAGCTTCAGAATCGGGAAGACCACCGAAATCGAAAATTCAGAGGATGGCTGAACCGCAGGACATGCCGGCTTTGAAGTTTGATTTTCTCCGATCCCCCCGGCAACTGTTGACAAGTGCAGCTGAGTTCCCCATCACACAGTCACTATCCGACTTTGGCATTGATGATTCTGAGTTGACCTACATGGAGGATCTAACTCTAGAAGAGACTGACACTGAGTTTGCCCCATACCAGTATGACCAAGTTTCCCTTGCTGGTATTGAGGAGTTGGATCCTCTCGTGGATTTGACAGACATCGGATGA